A stretch of Ammospiza caudacuta isolate bAmmCau1 chromosome 18, bAmmCau1.pri, whole genome shotgun sequence DNA encodes these proteins:
- the TANGO2 gene encoding transport and Golgi organization protein 2 homolog, with the protein MCILLFKFDPRPVSKNAYRLILAANRDEFYHRPSKSAEFWDSSNEILSGLDMEEGKEGGTWLGISKKGKMAALTNYMQPKIDKNAKGRGALVTNFLTADLDSYSYLKKVSVEGHLYNGFNLLAADLNTTKGDVICYYGNRGEPEPVFLNAGIYGLSNSLLDTPWKKLQYGKQLFTEVVKRSQDLTKEDLVKELLTVMNNQEPQLPDPAIEDQGKDYIRPILSKYAAVCVRCPGYGTRTNTVVLIDSEGCVTFTERNMINADVNQWQTSTYEFKLHS; encoded by the exons ATGTGCATCCTTCTATTCAAATTTGACCCACGGCCAGTTTCAAAAAATGCATACAG GCTTATTCTAGCAGCTAATAGGGATGAATTCTACCACAGACCATCCAAATCGGCCGAGTTCTGGGACAGCAGCAATGAGATCCTTAGTG GTCTGGATatggaggagggaaaagaaggagGGACATGGCTGGGAATCAGTAAGAAAGGCAAGATGGCAGCCCTGACAAACTATATGCAGCCAAAGAttgataaaaatgcaaaaggaaGAG GTGCTCTTGTAACAAACTTCTTGACTGCAGATCTGGACAGCTACTCTTACTTGAAGAAAGTTTCAGTAGAGGGACATCTTTACAATGGATTTAATTTATTAGCAGCTGACTTGAA tacCACCAAAGGAGATGTAATTTGCTACTATGGAAACAGAGGAGAACCAGAACCTGTTTTCCTAAATGCCG gAATATATGGATTGAGTAATTCTTTGTTGGATACACCATGGAAGAAACTTCAGTATGGGAAGCAGCTTTTCACAGAAGTGGTCAAGAGAAGTCAAGACCTCACCAAAGAAGACTTGGTGAAGGAGCTCCTTACCGTGATGAATAATCAAGAGCC TCAGTTACCAGACCCTGCAATTGAGGACCAAGGCAAGGATTACATCCGCCCCATCCTGAGCAAGTACGCGGCCGTGTGCGTTCGCTGCCCAGGCTACGGAACAAG gACGAACACGGTGGTGCTCATCGATTCCGAGGGATGCGTCACTTTCACCGAGCGCAACATGATCAATGCTGATGTCAACCAGTGGCAAACAAGCACCTATGAATTCAAACTGCACAGTTAA